ACGTCCGCTTTCTTTGCCCTGCTCAGCATTTCCGATTCGCATCACGGGGAAGCCGGACGGATCTGGGCGAGACTCCTCGAAGCTCAAACGGAGATGCACACTCACAATTATATCGTCGTGGAGACGGTTTCCCTGATCCAAAGACGATTCGGTTTCAAAGCCGCGGAGGCGTTCCTCGTTTCGCTGCCGGGAGTCGTCCGAGTCCATTGGATCGACGAGGATCTTCATCGTCGAGCGGAAGGGGCGTTCCGGACGGCTGGGCGCAAAACGCTGAGCTTAGTCGATTGTGCAAGCTTCGAGGTGATGCGTAGCCGATCGATCGAGACGGCCTTCGCCTTCGACGAACACTTCATGGAACACGGATTCGCGGTCCTGAAAGCCTGATCGAGAGCGGCGGCAGTGGAGCATAGACCCCTTCGAATGATGCCGGGCGTGTGTTAAAATCCGAGGGTCGCCGGGGGGGGGAGATGGAACAAAGACCGCCCGCCGGCGTAGCATGAGATGACGTGAGCAGGGAACGCACACGCCAAGGGGGGGGTAACATGAAATCTCAAAAGAAATCGTCATTTTTTCTGATCCTCCTGCTTAACGCGACACTAACTGTGGCAAGCGCCGGTACAATAGGCCAAAAGCCCGTCACCGACGACGTCTTCAAAACGGGCAAGATCCGCTTCGTCCCCCTGCTGACCATCACGGACGAAGCCATGGCCGGAAAGGCGTTCTTCTCCCAGCCGAACGACCTCGCCATAGATGACAAGGGCCGCATCTACGTCAGCGACGGCAAGGCCAACGACATCAAGGTCTTCGACGCATCGGGTGCCTTCGTGAAGACGATCGGCCGCACCGGCCAAGGGCCGGGCGAATTCACTTTTCTTTGGGAGAGCGAATTCAGCCGCGGCCGTCTTTTCGTCCGAGAGCTTATCAGCAAGCGTACGACCATCTTCGACGCCGAAGGGAAGTTCTTGAAATCCGTCCCGGAGGAAGGCCCTTTCGTCTGGCGGTCCATGGCGGCTCTCCCGGA
Above is a window of Candidatus Aminicenantes bacterium DNA encoding:
- a CDS encoding PIN domain-containing protein, translating into MSVFIDTSAFFALLSISDSHHGEAGRIWARLLEAQTEMHTHNYIVVETVSLIQRRFGFKAAEAFLVSLPGVVRVHWIDEDLHRRAEGAFRTAGRKTLSLVDCASFEVMRSRSIETAFAFDEHFMEHGFAVLKA